TGGTTAACTTGAATCTAGCTACTTACGTAGAAACGCTTCAAAACCGCAGCAAGATGATTTGGTAGATATCTTAGACTTATTGCAAATGCGCTTTCTTGAGTTTTATCTGCAACAGGTCTATTGTAGGATGGTTGAAGTCTGAGGCAGTTCTTCTCGCCGTTGCTATGATTCTCACCCGCGCCTATCTCGAATCAGGGCTGCTACAAAAAGCGATCGCTCAATCTAAATTGGGAAAACTCCTGCTAAGCGAGGCGGAGTTGCAGGCATCTATTCAACAAACTTTAGCACGACAAAAACCCAATTCTGATATTTGGTTGTTTGCTTACGGTTCTCTGATTTGGAACCCAATTTTTCATTTTGCTGAATATCGCACTGGTACGATTTACGGTTTGCATCGCCGTTTTTGCCTCTGGACTCCCCTCGGTCGCGGTACGCCGGATAACCCTGGTTTGGTTTTGGGACTCGATCGCGGTGGTAGTTGTCGCGGCATTGCCTACAGAATCGCTGCGGCTAATGTCATGTCGGAATTAACCATCGTCTGGCGGCGAGAAATGATTGTTGGTTCCTACGTTCCTACTTGGGTCAAGTTTTATCACGATAAGCAAGTTGTAGAGGCGATCGCTTTTGTTGTGAATCGACGTCGTTCGGGCTACGCGGGTAATATTTCTTTTGACGCTACTGTTGATACTCTTGCCACTGCTAAGGGTGAACTCGGTTCTAGTGCTGATTATTTGTTTCAAACTGTAGATGGTTTAAATAGTGTCGGAATTCATGACAAGCCGCTGTTACGTTTGCGCGATCGCGTGATTGCTAAGCAACAAGGGATTTAA
This window of the Chroococcidiopsis thermalis PCC 7203 genome carries:
- a CDS encoding gamma-glutamylcyclotransferase; amino-acid sequence: MILTRAYLESGLLQKAIAQSKLGKLLLSEAELQASIQQTLARQKPNSDIWLFAYGSLIWNPIFHFAEYRTGTIYGLHRRFCLWTPLGRGTPDNPGLVLGLDRGGSCRGIAYRIAAANVMSELTIVWRREMIVGSYVPTWVKFYHDKQVVEAIAFVVNRRRSGYAGNISFDATVDTLATAKGELGSSADYLFQTVDGLNSVGIHDKPLLRLRDRVIAKQQGI